CAAAGACTTGATGATATTTCCAATATCTTGCAATGTAAGTTTTCGAATTGAAAAAGCTCTTTATCCGATATTAAAAGATGTTAATTACAAGCCGTCATTTGACCTGTTGACTATACTGTCCGTATTGTTTTCCGTTTTTCTATTCCCGTAATAAAAAAGGCGATAATTTGAAAATCCGCAGACTAGCCTTTCAGTATATTCATTGAGGTCGTAATAGTCTACATCATTGAAATATCCGCGTATATCTTGATCGATAGTGAAGTTGATATTCCAATTATTTCCGCCGTTGGTTGTGTTGAGAAAATAGCCCCTCATGAGCGCATAACCTTCCGATTCGTTTTGGAAATTGATACTGATAAAATCCGAAAAATCGTTGTTGGTAGTTGAAGGGATGTTTTGTTCTGTCCATGAGCTTCCGGCATTAGAGCTTTTGTAGATAAAAGGCTCATTGTTTACGGGTTTGTTGCCGCCTATATAGTAAGTGTTCTCATCCAAAATGAATACACTGGTATAATCTGCATTGTTGATTTCGTTGAAGATTCGTGTCCAAGTATTTCCGCCATTAGTGGATTTCCAAATCCCTTGAGATGAAGAGGCAATGCCTTCGTTTTGATCGATGAATTGGATGTCGGTAAAGTACCCTGGTTTTTCCTGTGGATCGAAATTGAATTGTTTTCTCCAGTTGATTCCTCCATCTACTGTCTTGTAAATTTCAGGGTAAGAAGAGTTCAAAGAATCGGCGCCTACTACCCAGCCTATCTCATTGGTTACAAAATAGGCTTTCTTGGGAGCGAAATTTCTGTCAAATCCATTGTTGGTTAGGTTTTCTGTCCAATTCAACCCTCCGTCATAAGAGTAAATCACAGCAGGAAATTCTCCTTGTAGTCTGTCAGTGAAAAACCACACATATTTGCTGTCATATGTTGTCATGGTGAAATTATTGGCAAAGTCCACGGAGTACACATCTTTCCATGTGCTGCCGGCGTCGACGCTTTTTTGAATCCTAGCGCCTACTACATTGTAAATATTCTGAACAAGGACTAATGAGTTTTCATCCAAATAATAAATATCAGAATAGCTGAACGCGTAAGTGCTGTTTAAAGAATCCAGTAAAGAAGTGCTGATGTCCACCCATTGGGGAGAGATGAAAACCTCTTCTTTCTTACAGCTAAACAAGGCAATAAAAGTAATATATATGAAAATCTTTCTCATGCTTCAATAATCTA
The Aureibacter tunicatorum DNA segment above includes these coding regions:
- a CDS encoding WD40/YVTN/BNR-like repeat-containing protein translates to MRKIFIYITFIALFSCKKEEVFISPQWVDISTSLLDSLNSTYAFSYSDIYYLDENSLVLVQNIYNVVGARIQKSVDAGSTWKDVYSVDFANNFTMTTYDSKYVWFFTDRLQGEFPAVIYSYDGGLNWTENLTNNGFDRNFAPKKAYFVTNEIGWVVGADSLNSSYPEIYKTVDGGINWRKQFNFDPQEKPGYFTDIQFIDQNEGIASSSQGIWKSTNGGNTWTRIFNEINNADYTSVFILDENTYYIGGNKPVNNEPFIYKSSNAGSSWTEQNIPSTTNNDFSDFISINFQNESEGYALMRGYFLNTTNGGNNWNINFTIDQDIRGYFNDVDYYDLNEYTERLVCGFSNYRLFYYGNRKTENNTDSIVNRSNDGL